A genomic window from Plutella xylostella chromosome 23, ilPluXylo3.1, whole genome shotgun sequence includes:
- the LOC105391317 gene encoding oocyte zinc finger protein XlCOF6-like codes for MGFGNVCIACLATDVKMYNLNKLFRSVYSNLTGITSIDDTYYICYVCTHVLLKIEQFRSLCLRAYETLTRTEHAHDRTTWHHEPRLKLTETKVLYFGPDQIVLSDTDADDNDVKEAKLFHSGLIHAIKCDTKAQVHTYDTVLKSERNNIHSNPLNIKPGAVFIEPGIRELKEEFESDFNHSELADRFACDIQTQESQDTVNIEDKTKLKSVKKEGKSKPARKIQIKVSQKKNLNKKTLFSNKQISETMTIAVQSPVDAKREIEMRRQSHKYDTSNFKCNLCFKVFNHQRTLSNHMKKHNNDFVHECDYCHIKAKTRIMMKEHILRTHMYKFTCKRCPYVCSARVQAKSHIKQHKGVTLVCKICEKTFRFSHTLAVHMRSSHISELSEVVCEMCGDVFISKNGLNGHMSLSHSFESLPRSGPACTPCGARFCSDAAYRRHLVLSTKHHVSNGCSRCGDTFQNDKALRKHVKEAHPESTDRPPRSLLRMPIEWPVPCPECSVVQNDRVEYKQHILAVHPDSARAKKIQYNDKRLAAKKFVCEVCGLGFPLACYLSYHMCTHTGHRPHACDHCSLSFASPAELRVHERVHQPRQACPDCGRSFKHSYTLKKHRRVVHLKILPHNCSQCDKKFHDRCALKYHMRHVHEKVPWPTINRKTRLPRKDGGKRPRREYHDSGDSSTN; via the exons ATGGGTTTCGGAAATGTGTGTATAGCTTGCTTAGCTACTGATGTGAAGAtgtacaatttaaataaattattccgTAGTGTTTACTCAAATCTGACTGGTATTACG AGCATTGATGATACATACTACATCTGTTATGTATGTACACATGtgcttttaaaaattgaacaaTTTCGATCTCTATGTCTCAGAGCTTATGAAACTCTCACAAGAACAGAG CATGCACATGACAGGACCACCTGGCACCATGAACCCAGGTTGAAGCTGACAGAAACAAAAGTTTTGTATTTCGGACCTGATCAAATTGTGTTGTCAGACACTGatgctgatgataatgatgttaAAGAAGCCAAACTATTTCATTCAGGTTTAATACATGCTATAAAATGTGATACTAAAGCCCAAGTTCACACTTATGATACAGTTCTGAAGTCAGAAAGAAATAATATACATTCAAATCCATTAAACATAAAACCGGGTGCTGTCTTTATTGAACCTGGCATTAGAGAACTGAAAGAAGAATTTGAAAGTGATTTCAACCATTCAGAGCTTGCTGATAGATTTGCATGTGACATCCAAACTCAAGAGTCTCAAGATACAGTCAATATTGAAGACAAGACAAAGTTGAAATCTGTCAAGAAAGAGGGTAAATCCAAACCAGCAaggaaaatacaaataaaagtgtCCCAGAAAAAGAATTTGAACAAAAAGACTTTGTTTAGTAATAAGCAAATCTCTGAAACTATGACCATTGCTGTACAGAGCCCAGTAGATGCCAAAAGGGAAATTGAGATGAGAAGGCAGTCTCATAAATACGATACGTCTAATTTTAAGTGTAACCTTTGTTTTAAAGTATTCAACCATCAGAGGACACTTAGCAATCATATGAagaaacataataat GATTTTGTGCATGAATGTGACTATTGCCATATCAAAGCGAAGACCCGAATAATGATGAAGGAACATATATTACGGACTCACATGTACAAGTTCACATGCAAGAGATGTCCGTATGTGTGTTCTGCAAG AGTTCAAGCAAAGTCTCacataaagcaacacaaaggTGTCACACTGGTGTGTAAAATATGTGAAAAAACATTTAG ATTTTCCCACACTCTTGCAGTGCACATGCGCTCCAGTCACATCTCAGAGCTGAGTGAGGtcgtgtgtgaaatgtgcgGAGATGTATTCATATCTAAAAATGGGTTGAATGGGCACATGAGCTTGTCGCATTCATtc GAGAGCTTGCCCCGGTCGGGCCCGGCGTGCACCCCGTGCGGCGCGCGCTTCTGCAGCGACGCCGCCTACCGGAGGCACCTCGTGCTGTCCACCAAGCACCACGTCAG CAACGGTTGTTCTCGATGCGGCGACACGTTTCAGAATGACAAAGCTCTGAGGAAGCACGTGAAGGAAGCTCACCCCGAGTCTACTGATCGGCCGCCGCGGTCGCTTCTGCGCATGCCTATTGAGTGGCCCGTGCCTTGCCCTGAG TGTTCTGTGGTACAAAACGATCGCGTGGAGTACAAGCAGCACATACTGGCAGTGCACCCCGACAGCGCTCGGGCGaagaaaatacaatacaatgacAAAAGACTGGCTGCCAAAAAGTTTGTGTGTGAAGTGTGCGGTTTAGGATTTCCG CTCGCGTGCTACCTCTCCTACCACATGTGTACCCACACGGGTCATCGCCCGCACGCCTGCGACCACTGTTCACTATCCTTCGCGTCGCCGGCCGAGCTCAGAGTGCACGAGAGAGTTCACCAGCCGCGCCAGGCGTGCCCCGACTGTGGGAGGAGCTTTAAACATTCGTACACGCTGAAGAAACATCGACGG GTGGTCCACCTAAAGATCCTCCCACACAACTGCTCCCAATGCGACAAGAAGTTCCACGACCGCTGCGCGCTGAAGTACCACATGAGACACGTGCACGAGAAG
- the LOC119692532 gene encoding oocyte zinc finger protein XlCOF6 encodes MGFENVCIACLATDVKMYNLNKLFHNVYSNLTGITSIDDSNYICFECTHMLLKIDQFRSQCLRANETLARTEHAQDRTTWHHEPRLKLTETKVLYFGPDQIVLSDTDADDNDVKEAKPFHSGFIHAIKSDTDAQVHTYDTVLKSERNNIHVNPLNIKQNVVFIEPAIREMKVEFESDFNHSEFVDRFACDIKTQDTINIEDKIKLKSVKKEGKSKPARKRQIKGSQKNNLNKETLDRNKQIREIMTIAVQSPEDAKKEIEMRRQSHKYETSTFKCNLCFKVFNHQRTLSNHMKKHNNDFVHECDYCNIKAKTRIMLKEHIIRTHMYKFTCKRCPYVCSARVQAMSHIRQHTGDISVCKICGKTFKHAHTLAIHMRASHISELSEVVCEMCGDIFISKNGLNGHIRLSHSGESLPRSGPACAPCGARFCSDAAYRRHLVLSTKHHVSNGCSRCGDTFPDEEALRRHVREAHPETTRKGRLSDLRMPDCNGCAQCGETFIDEVALKRHFREVHPDSSQQRRSLSHLNMPTEWPAPCPECSVILNSRKEYRQHILAVHPNSARARRIRHNDKKTAAKNHVCEVCGLGFTAACYLSYHMCTHTGVRPHACDHCSQSFASPAELKLHQRVHQPRQVCADCGNTFADVYSLRKHRRVVHLKILPHNCSQCDKKFHDRCALKYHMRHVHEKVPWPTINRKTRRPRKDDGKRPRREYHDSGDSDTN; translated from the exons ATGGGTTTTGAAAATGTGTGTATAGCTTGCTTGGCTACTGATGTGAAGAtgtacaatttaaataaattattccaTAATGTTTACTCAAATCTGACTGGTATTACG AGCATTGATGATTCAAATTACATCTGTTTTGAATGTACACACATGCTTTTAAAAATTGATCAATTTCGATCTCAATGTCTCAGAGCTAATGAAACTCTCGCAAGGACAGAG CATGCACAGGACAGGACCACCTGGCACCATGAACCCAGGTTGAAGCTGACAGAAACCAAAGTTTTGTATTTCGGACCTGATCAAATTGTGTTGTCAGACACTGatgctgatgataatgatgttaAAGAAGCTAAACCATTTCATTCAGGTTTTATACATGCTATAAAATCTGATACTGATGCCCAAGTTCACACTTATGATACAGTTCTGAAGTCAGAAAGAAATAATATACATGTAAATCcattaaacataaaacaaaatgttgtcTTTATTGAACCAGCCATTAGAGAAATGAAAGTAGAATTTGAAAGTGATTTCAACCATTCAGAGTTTGTTGATAGATTTGCGTGTGATATCAAAACTCAAGACACAATAAATATtgaagataaaattaaattgaaatctGTCAAGAAGGAGGGTAAATCCAAACCAGCAAGGAAAAGACAAATAAAAGGGTCTcagaaaaataatttgaataaagaGACTTTGGATAGAAATAAGCAAATACGTGAAATTATGACCATTGCTGTACAGAGCCCAGAAGATGCCAAAAAAGAAATTGAGATGAGAAGGCAGTCTCATAAATATGAAACATCTACTTTTAAGTGTAACCTTTGTTTTAAAGTATTCAACCATCAGAGGACACTTAGCAATCATATGAagaaacataataat GATTTCGTACATGAATGTGACTATTGTAATATCAAAGCGAAGACCCGAATAATGCTGAAGGAACATATAATACGCACTCACATGTACAAGTTCACATGCAAGAGATGTCCGTATGTTTGTTCTGCAAG AGTTCAAGCAATGTCTCACATCAGGCAACACACAGGAGACATAAGTGTGTGTAAAATATGTGgcaaaacatttaa ACACGCTCACACTCTGGCAATCCACATGCGCGCCAGTCACATCTCTGAGCTGAGTGAGGtcgtgtgtgaaatgtgcgGAGATATATTCATATCTAAAAATGGGCTGAATGGACACATACGCTTATCGCATTCAGgc GAGAGCCTGCCCCGGTCGGGCCCGGCGTGCGCCCCGTGCGGCGCGCGCTTCTGCAGCGACGCCGCCTACCGGAGGCATCTCGTGCTGTCCACCAAGCACCACGTCAG CAACGGTTGTTCCCGATGCGGCGACACGTTCCCGGACGAAGAGGCTCTGAGGCGGCACGTGCGGGAGGCGCACCCCGAGACCACACGGAAAGGACGACTGTCGGATCTGCGCATGCCTGACtg CAATGGCTGTGCTCAATGCGGCGAGACGTTTATAGATGAAGTAGCTCTGAAGAGGCACTTTAGAGAAGTTCATCCTGATTCTAGCCAACAACGGCGAAGCTTATCACATCTCAACATGCCTACTGAGTGGCCCGCGCCTTGCCCTGAG TGTTCAGTGATACTAAACAGTCGCAAGGAATACAGGCAGCACATACTAGCAGTGCACCCCAACAGCGCTAGAGCGAGGAGAATACGACACAATGACAAGAAAACGGCAGCGAAAAATCATGTGTGTGAAGTGTGCGGCTTAGGATTTACG GCCGCATGTTACCTCTCCTACCACATGTGCACGCACACGGGCGTCCGGCCGCACGCCTGCGACCACTGCTCACAGTCCTTCGCGTCGCCGGCCGAGCTGAAACTGCACCAGAGAGTGCACCAGCCGCGGCAGGTGTGCGCTGACTGCGGGAATACATTTGCGGATGTGTATTCGTTGAGGAAGCATAGACGG GTGGTCCACCTAAAGATCCTCCCACACAACTGCTCCCAATGTGACAAGAAGTTCCACGACCGCTGCGCGCTGAAGTACCACATGAGACACGTGCACGAGAAG GTGCCGTGGCCCACCATCAACAGGAAGACTCGGCGCCCGCGGAAAGACGACGGCAAGAGACCTAGGAGGGAGTACCACGATAGTGGAGACAGTGACACTAATTAA
- the LOC119692565 gene encoding uncharacterized protein LOC119692565, with the protein MSRQASPKSSNTDICKYCNQPINKNNTKDLVVLKDIPEKGSYPTDTKSNNSSSVSLNSRRFCEKCSRPLGEELNSKSVQPINSKNLCEKCAASLKKSVQEKPSNPMKSTSVCAKCSKSITEIYDKDKKNTNNNEELCQKCKQQIQQTKSSLPSNRKHLCKKCSQRIGEYSSNTPSLTKSKMADKCEKCSQLLNNISEKSFEKRTNISPRKPKSASSVNESFESAKCCNGIEIVTELGPNQSCVPNSDTYIQNDNIANTSDIKSSNENINSASRKNVCVPLKDAIYKNADCVANMQDHLLKSNDLGVTSSLQPDTCAECDADDSQATKTSAKYDIFSRILDVYKACSCKICNCVTSKVNSFKQGRKYCECKPCQCESCELMNENIKGADENKDASNKTTTCKCDPCECIVCKNKITTETETCACKPCKCEKCVHGNKNQNYTVGHTVLMAVGEQNQMQNPCKCAPCECLNCQSRPTIVQPVLMTNEMSTCIAVHPNCHCDLATCPQATCLPDDQPACSCVRASRVMQKPTTGHNDREFDVHIASVPTRDINNHRLNTFKELLAENEDFDRNYPEKSEYGQVRSFVYNGHHIDSIVAKPRNINRLEESYFPNLRTNFQDYNLQYLRTLPPSKQYLTNDIFGHEYLNFKESSNPRHSMVQRLSYNNKRPEKLINHKYNKRDLTPRYYLKRRDTIRSNDAIVNSMFETRRTINGDMEYESSNIVKSSFSSHTSDPTSLEPTLKTYSLFDINTCPPAESLIAEYELCEPEISDKVLTKKSIDSTNITQESIGKTVQDTTNIQVELSDKFNKTVCEIKACNARLESTVREAKYFTEIMTSMLRKFEILNQEIQNIASQLLSNRYRW; encoded by the coding sequence ATGAGCAGGCAGGCCTCACCAAAATCAAGCAATACTGATATCTGTAAATATTGTAACCAGCCAATCAATAAAAACAACACAAAGGATTTGGTAGTTCTCAAAGATATCCCTGAAAAGGGTTCTTATCCGACAGATACAAAATCTAATAATTCATCATCAGTGTCATTAAATTCTAGACGATTCTGTGAAAAATGTTCTAGACCGCTAGGTGAAGAACTAAATTCAAAATCTGTTCAACCCATAAATAGTAAGAATCTATGTGAAAAATGTGCTGCATCATTAAAGAAGAGTGTTCAAGAAAAACCTTCAAATCCCATGAAAAGTACGAGTGTATGTGCAAAATGCTCGAAATCAATTACTGAAATATATgacaaagataaaaaaaataccaacaaTAATGAGGAATTATGTCAAAAGTGCAAGCAACAAATACAACAAACAAAATCGTCTTTACCATCAAATCGCAAgcatttatgtaaaaaatgtTCTCAGCGTATTGGTGAATATTCGAGTAATACACCATCACTAACAAAAAGCAAAATGGCTGACAAGTGTGAAAAATGCTCTCAACtgctaaataatattagtgaAAAATCTTTTGAAAAGCGTACGAATATTAGTCCAAGAAAACCAAAATCAGCGTCTTCTGTTAACGAGAGCTTTGAATCAGCCAAATGTTGCAACGGAATCGAGATTGTAACGGAATTGGGGCCAAATCAAAGTTGCGTACCTAACAGTGATACGTACATTCAAAACGATAACATAGCTAATACATCAGATATCAAATCGtctaatgaaaatataaacagTGCATCGCGCAAGAATGTATGTGTTCCATTAAAAGACGCAATTTACAAAAACGCTGACTGTGTTGCAAATATGCAGGATCACTTACTTAAATCCAATGATCTGGGTGTTACTTCGTCTTTACAACCAGATACATGTGCAGAGTGCGATGCTGATGATTCACAGGCAACTAAGACAAGTGCTAAATATGACATATTCAGCAGGATTTTAGATGTATACAAGGCATGCAgttgtaaaatatgtaactGCGTCACATCCAAAGTTAACTCTTTTAAACAAGGAAGAAAATACTGCGAATGCAAACCGTGTCAGTGTGAAAGCTGCGAATtaatgaacgaaaatataaaagGAGCAGACGAAAATAAAGACGCGTCTAACAAAACTACCACTTGCAAATGCGATCCATGTGAGTGTAttgtttgtaaaaataaaattaccacCGAAACTGAAACGTGTGCATGTAAACCTTGCAAATGTGAAAAATGCGTCCAtggaaataaaaatcaaaactaCACAGTCGGTCACACAGTACTCATGGCTGTTGGAGAACAAAATCAGATGCAAAACCCGTGTAAATGCGCCCCTTGTGAATGTTTGAACTGCCAGAGCCGGCCAACTATCGTGCAACCGGTGCTCATGACTAACGAGATGTCAACGTGTATTGCTGTGCATCCGAATTGCCATTGCGACTTGGCCACGTGTCCTCAAGCCACGTGTCTCCCGGACGACCAGCCGGCGTGTAGCTGCGTACGGGCTAGTCGGGTCATGCAAAAGCCAACCACAGGACATAACGACCGAGAGTTCGATGTACACATCGCTTCAGTGCCAACCCGTGATATCAACAACCACAGACTAAATACTTTTAAAGAACTTCTTGCTGAGAATGAAGATTTTGATCGAAACTATCCTGAAAAATCTGAATACGGTCAAGTACGTTCGTTTGTATACAACGGTCATCATATAGACTCAATTGTTGCGAAGCCTAGGAACATCAATAGATTAGAGGAATCATATTTCCCAAATTTAAGAACCAATTTTCAAGATTATAATTTGCAATACTTGAGGACTTTACCTCCTTCAAAACAGTACCTTACCAATGATATATTTGGCCATGAGTATCTCAATTTCAAAGAATCTTCAAACCCACGGCATTCAATGGTTCAAAGGCTTAGTTATAATAACAAACGACCTGAAAAACTCATTAACCATAAATACAATAAGAGAGACCTTACACCTAGATATTACTTAAAGAGACGTGACACTATAAGATCTAATGACGCTATAGTGAATAGTATGTTTGAAACTCGCCGTACTATTAATGGCGACATGGAATACGAATCATCGAATATTGTGAAGAGTTCTTTCAGCAGCCACACTTCAGATCCCACATCATTAGAACCAACTTTAAAAACATATAGCTTATTTGATATTAATACATGCCCACCGGCCGAGTCTTTGATCGCAGAATACGAATTGTGTGAACCAGAAATCAGCGATAAGGTACTAACCAAGAAATCGATTGATTCCACGAACATTACACAAGAATCCATAGGTAAAACAGTACAAGATACAACAAATATACAAGTTGAGCTCAGtgataaatttaacaaaactgTTTGTGAAATTAAAGCTTGTAATGCGAGATTGGAAAGCACAGTTAGAGAAGCAAAGTATTTCACAGAAATAATGACTAGCATGCTGAGAAAATTTGAAATACTGAACCAAGAAATCCAAAATATAGCAAGTCAATTATTATCAAATAGATATCGATGGtaa